The following are encoded together in the Streptomyces sp. NBC_01465 genome:
- the rplA gene encoding 50S ribosomal protein L1, whose protein sequence is MKRSKTLRAADAKIDAGRIYPPLEAVRLAKETSATKFDGTVEVAMRLGVDPRKADQMVRGTVNLPHGTGKTARVLVFATGDRAEAALAAGADIVGSDELIDEVAKGRLDFDAVVATPDLMGKVGRLGRVLGPRGLMPNPKTGTVTPDVVKAVNDIKGGKIEFRVDKHSNLHFIIGKVSFDETKLVENYAAALEEILRLKPSAAKGRYIKKATLATTMGPGIALDANRTRNLLVEEDPASV, encoded by the coding sequence GTGAAGCGCAGCAAGACTCTCCGCGCTGCGGACGCCAAGATCGACGCGGGGCGCATCTACCCCCCGCTCGAGGCCGTCCGTCTCGCCAAGGAGACCTCCGCCACGAAGTTCGACGGCACCGTCGAGGTCGCCATGCGTCTGGGCGTCGACCCGCGCAAGGCCGACCAGATGGTCCGTGGCACCGTGAACCTCCCGCACGGCACCGGTAAGACCGCCCGGGTCCTGGTCTTCGCGACCGGCGACCGTGCTGAGGCCGCGCTCGCCGCGGGCGCCGACATCGTCGGCTCCGACGAGCTCATCGACGAGGTCGCGAAGGGCCGTCTGGACTTCGACGCCGTCGTCGCCACCCCGGACCTCATGGGCAAGGTCGGCCGCCTCGGCCGCGTGCTCGGTCCGCGTGGTCTGATGCCGAACCCGAAGACCGGCACCGTCACCCCCGACGTCGTGAAGGCTGTCAACGACATCAAGGGCGGCAAGATCGAGTTCCGCGTCGACAAGCACTCGAACCTGCACTTCATCATCGGCAAGGTTTCCTTCGACGAGACGAAGCTGGTCGAGAACTACGCCGCGGCGCTGGAGGAGATCCTCCGTCTGAAGCCGTCCGCCGCGAAGGGCCGCTACATCAAGAAGGCCACCCTGGCCACCACGATGGGCCCCGGCATCGCGCTGGACGCCAACCGCACGCGCAACCTCCTCGTCGAGGAGGACCCGGCCTCCGTCTGA
- the rplK gene encoding 50S ribosomal protein L11: MPPKKKKVTGLIKLQINAGAANPAPPVGPALGQHGVNIMEFCKAYNAATESQRGMVVPVEITVYEDRSFTFITKTPPAAKLILKAAGVDKGSGEPHKTKVAKLTAAQVRDIATVKLPDLNANDLDAASKIIAGTARSMGITVEG, translated from the coding sequence ATGCCTCCCAAGAAGAAGAAGGTCACGGGGCTTATCAAGCTCCAGATCAACGCGGGCGCCGCTAACCCGGCGCCGCCGGTCGGTCCCGCACTGGGCCAGCACGGCGTCAACATCATGGAGTTCTGCAAGGCCTACAACGCCGCGACCGAGTCGCAGCGTGGCATGGTCGTGCCGGTGGAGATCACGGTCTACGAAGACCGTTCCTTCACCTTCATCACCAAGACTCCGCCGGCCGCGAAGCTGATCCTCAAGGCCGCAGGTGTGGACAAGGGCTCCGGCGAGCCGCACAAGACCAAGGTCGCCAAGCTCACGGCTGCCCAGGTCCGCGACATCGCCACGGTCAAGCTCCCCGACCTGAACGCCAACGACCTCGACGCCGCGTCGAAGATCATCGCTGGCACCGCCCGTTCCATGGGCATCACGGTCGAGGGCTGA
- the nusG gene encoding transcription termination/antitermination protein NusG, which produces MSDPNLNESAEAELDIVEAADAVDPDQAEAADAAAGEPAEEAAVHIEDEAEAVAESDEDEAAVEAEADDAEGDEEPAEAEAEAEPAEVLDPVEALRQELRGLPGEWYVIHTYAGYEKRVKANLEQRAVSLNVEEFIYQAEVPEEEIVQIKNGERKNVRQNKLPGYVLVRMDLTNESWGVVRNTPGVTGFVGNAYDPYPLTLDEIVKMLAPEAEEKAAKAAAEEAGLPAPQRKVEVQVLDFEVGDSVTVTDGPFATLQATINEINADSKKVKGLVEIFGRETPVELSFDQIQKN; this is translated from the coding sequence GTGTCTGACCCGAACCTGAACGAGTCCGCCGAGGCCGAACTCGACATCGTCGAGGCGGCAGACGCTGTGGACCCCGACCAGGCAGAAGCTGCTGACGCCGCTGCTGGCGAGCCGGCCGAAGAGGCCGCTGTTCACATCGAGGACGAGGCCGAAGCGGTCGCCGAGAGCGATGAGGACGAGGCCGCAGTCGAGGCAGAGGCCGACGACGCCGAGGGCGACGAGGAGCCTGCCGAGGCAGAGGCCGAAGCCGAGCCCGCCGAGGTTCTCGACCCGGTCGAGGCCCTGCGCCAGGAGCTCCGCGGTCTCCCCGGCGAGTGGTACGTCATCCACACGTACGCCGGCTACGAGAAGCGCGTGAAGGCCAACCTGGAGCAGCGCGCCGTCTCGCTGAACGTGGAGGAGTTCATCTATCAGGCCGAGGTGCCTGAAGAGGAAATCGTCCAGATCAAGAACGGCGAGCGCAAGAACGTCCGCCAGAACAAGCTTCCCGGTTACGTGCTGGTCCGCATGGACCTCACCAACGAGTCGTGGGGCGTTGTCCGCAACACCCCCGGTGTCACCGGCTTCGTCGGCAACGCCTACGACCCGTACCCGCTGACGCTGGACGAGATCGTCAAGATGCTCGCTCCGGAGGCCGAGGAGAAGGCCGCGAAGGCCGCAGCGGAAGAGGCCGGTCTGCCGGCGCCGCAGCGCAAGGTCGAGGTCCAGGTGCTGGACTTCGAGGTCGGCGACTCGGTCACGGTCACCGACGGCCCGTTCGCGACGCTCCAGGCCACGATCAACGAGATCAACGCCGACTCGAAGAAGGTCAAGGGCCTCGTCGAGATCTTCGGCCGCGAGACTCCGGTCGAGCTCAGCTTCGACCAGATCCAGAAGAACTAG
- the secE gene encoding preprotein translocase subunit SecE, whose translation MTDAVGSIDMPDAQDEAPESSKKARKGGKRGKKGPLGRLALFYRQIVAELRKVVWPTRNQLSTYTTVVIVFVVIMIGIVTVIDFGFNHAVKYVFG comes from the coding sequence GTGACGGACGCCGTCGGCTCCATCGACATGCCTGATGCGCAGGATGAGGCGCCGGAGTCGAGCAAGAAGGCGCGCAAGGGTGGAAAGCGCGGCAAGAAGGGCCCCCTGGGCCGTCTCGCGCTCTTCTACCGCCAGATCGTCGCGGAGCTCCGCAAGGTCGTCTGGCCGACGCGCAACCAGCTGTCGACGTACACGACAGTGGTCATTGTCTTTGTTGTCATCATGATCGGCATCGTGACCGTGATTGACTTTGGGTTCAACCACGCCGTCAAGTACGTCTTTGGCTGA
- a CDS encoding pyridoxal phosphate-dependent aminotransferase, whose product MSAATPPTERRVSARIGAISESATLAVDAKAKALKAAGRPVIGFGAGEPDFPTPDYIVEAAIEACRNPKYHRYTPAGGLPELKAAIAAKTLRDSGYEVDASQVLVTNGGKQAIYEAFAAILDPGDEVIVPAPYWTTYPESIRLAGGVPVDVVADETTGYRVSVEQLEAARTERTKVVLFVSPSNPTGAVYSEADAEAIGRWAVEHGLWVLTDEIYEHLVYGDATFTSLPAIVPELRDKCIVVNGVAKTYAMTGWRVGWIIGPKDVVKAATNLQSHATSNVSNVAQVAALAAVSGSLDAVAEMRTAFDRRRQTIVRMLSEIDGVVCPTPEGAFYAYPSVKGLLGKEIRGKRPQTSVELAALILDEVEVAVVPGEAFGTPGYLRLSYALGDEDLIEGVSRLQKLLGEARD is encoded by the coding sequence ATGAGCGCTGCAACTCCTCCTACCGAGCGCAGGGTCTCCGCCCGCATCGGTGCTATCTCCGAGTCCGCGACCCTCGCCGTCGACGCGAAGGCCAAGGCCCTCAAGGCCGCCGGACGCCCGGTGATCGGCTTCGGGGCCGGTGAGCCCGACTTCCCGACGCCCGACTACATCGTCGAGGCCGCGATCGAGGCCTGCCGCAACCCGAAGTACCACCGCTACACCCCGGCCGGCGGGCTCCCCGAGCTCAAGGCCGCCATCGCCGCCAAGACGCTCCGCGACTCCGGTTACGAGGTGGACGCCTCCCAGGTGCTGGTCACCAACGGTGGCAAGCAGGCGATCTACGAGGCCTTCGCCGCGATCCTCGACCCGGGCGACGAGGTCATCGTCCCGGCTCCGTACTGGACGACGTACCCCGAGTCGATCCGTCTCGCCGGCGGTGTCCCGGTCGACGTCGTGGCCGACGAGACCACCGGCTACCGGGTCTCCGTGGAGCAGCTCGAGGCTGCCCGTACGGAGCGGACCAAGGTCGTCCTCTTCGTCTCGCCGTCCAACCCGACCGGCGCCGTATACAGCGAGGCCGACGCCGAGGCGATCGGGCGCTGGGCCGTCGAGCACGGTCTGTGGGTGCTCACGGACGAGATCTACGAGCACCTTGTGTACGGAGATGCGACGTTCACGTCGCTGCCCGCGATCGTGCCCGAGCTGCGCGACAAGTGCATCGTCGTCAACGGCGTCGCCAAGACGTACGCGATGACCGGCTGGCGCGTGGGGTGGATCATCGGCCCGAAGGACGTCGTCAAGGCCGCGACCAACCTGCAGTCGCACGCCACGTCGAACGTCAGCAACGTGGCGCAGGTCGCCGCGCTCGCCGCCGTCTCCGGGAGCCTGGACGCGGTCGCCGAGATGCGGACCGCTTTCGACCGGCGCCGGCAGACCATCGTGCGGATGCTCAGCGAGATCGACGGGGTCGTCTGCCCGACGCCCGAGGGCGCCTTCTACGCGTACCCCTCGGTGAAGGGGCTGCTCGGCAAGGAGATCCGGGGCAAGCGGCCGCAGACCTCGGTCGAGCTCGCCGCGCTGATCCTGGACGAGGTCGAGGTCGCCGTGGTGCCCGGCGAGGCCTTCGGGACCCCGGGCTACCTGCGGCTCTCGTACGCGCTGGGCGACGAGGACCTGATCGAGGGCGTCTCGCGGCTGCAGAAGCTGCTGGGCGAGGCGCGGGACTAG
- a CDS encoding adenosine deaminase — MEHVRDVTLLPKAHLHLHFTGSMRPSTLLELADKYGVHLPEALTGGEPPKLRATDERGWFRFQRLYDIARSCLRAPEDIQRLVREAAQEDVRDGSGWLEIQVDPTSYAPLLGGLLPAMEIILDAVDSASRETGLGMRVVVAANRMKHPLDARTLARLAVRYADRGVVGFGLSNDERRGMARDFDRAFAIAREGGLLAAPHGGELSGPSSVRDCLDDLHATRIGHGVRAAEDPRLLRKLAERGVTCEVCPASNVALGVYEKPEDVPLRRLFDAGVPMALGADDPLLFGSRLAAQYELARKHQGFTDEELAELARQSVRGSAAPADVREKLLSGVDDWLAA; from the coding sequence ATGGAGCACGTACGTGATGTCACGCTGTTGCCGAAGGCCCATCTGCATCTGCACTTCACCGGGTCGATGCGGCCCTCGACCCTGCTGGAGCTGGCCGACAAGTACGGCGTCCACCTGCCCGAGGCGCTGACCGGCGGGGAGCCGCCGAAGCTGCGGGCCACCGACGAGCGGGGCTGGTTCCGCTTCCAGCGGCTCTACGACATCGCGCGGTCTTGCCTGCGCGCCCCTGAGGACATCCAGCGGCTGGTGCGCGAGGCTGCCCAGGAGGATGTGCGGGACGGGTCCGGGTGGCTGGAGATCCAGGTCGATCCGACGTCGTACGCGCCCCTGCTCGGCGGGCTGCTCCCGGCGATGGAGATCATCCTGGACGCGGTCGACTCCGCGTCGCGGGAGACCGGGCTCGGGATGCGGGTGGTCGTCGCGGCGAACCGGATGAAGCATCCGCTGGACGCGCGGACACTGGCGCGGCTCGCGGTGCGGTACGCCGACCGCGGGGTGGTCGGGTTCGGGCTCTCCAACGACGAACGCCGGGGCATGGCAAGGGACTTCGACCGGGCCTTCGCCATCGCACGGGAGGGCGGGCTGCTGGCCGCGCCCCACGGTGGGGAGCTCAGCGGGCCTTCTTCCGTACGGGACTGCCTGGACGACCTGCACGCGACCCGGATCGGGCACGGGGTGCGGGCGGCCGAGGATCCGCGGCTGCTGCGGAAGCTGGCGGAGCGCGGCGTGACGTGCGAGGTGTGTCCGGCGTCCAATGTGGCGCTGGGGGTCTACGAGAAGCCCGAGGACGTGCCGTTGCGGCGGCTGTTCGACGCGGGGGTGCCGATGGCGCTGGGAGCCGACGATCCGCTGCTGTTCGGGTCGCGTCTTGCGGCGCAGTACGAACTGGCGCGCAAGCACCAGGGGTTCACCGACGAGGAGCTGGCCGAGCTGGCGCGGCAGTCGGTCAGGGGGTCGGCGGCGCCGGCCGACGTACGGGAGAAGCTGCTGTCCGGGGTGGACGACTGGCTGGCCGCCTGA
- a CDS encoding DsbA family protein produces the protein MQFRRAAAGIALTAALATGCTGSPIEESKAGTSSAQLPERLGKDGTTIVVGRTGSTPVQVYEDMRCPVCKDFEDPESGAPVLRRLTKKGLYRTEYTLASFLDDRLGGQGSKRAANALRAALEKRKFAEYHDVLFAHQPEESVDGYTDDFLLRMASLVPGLRDAEFDAAVKNMKYRAFVTASEKAYEKSKASGTPGFAVSGVLVPDEVRGAMFDPQFLPTALQYTALSPADRAKLT, from the coding sequence ATGCAGTTCAGAAGGGCTGCGGCAGGCATAGCTCTGACCGCGGCACTGGCGACGGGATGCACCGGCAGCCCGATCGAGGAAAGCAAGGCGGGCACGAGTTCCGCGCAGCTCCCGGAGCGGCTCGGCAAGGACGGCACCACGATCGTCGTCGGCCGGACCGGCAGCACGCCCGTGCAGGTGTACGAGGACATGCGCTGCCCGGTCTGCAAGGACTTCGAGGACCCCGAGAGCGGCGCACCGGTGCTGCGCAGGCTCACGAAGAAGGGCCTGTACCGCACCGAGTACACGCTCGCCTCGTTCCTCGACGACCGCCTGGGCGGCCAGGGCTCCAAGCGCGCGGCCAACGCCCTGCGCGCGGCGCTGGAGAAGCGGAAGTTCGCGGAGTACCACGATGTGCTCTTCGCCCATCAGCCCGAGGAGTCGGTCGACGGCTACACGGACGACTTCCTTCTCCGCATGGCGTCCCTGGTCCCGGGCCTGCGCGACGCGGAGTTCGACGCGGCGGTCAAGAACATGAAGTACCGGGCCTTCGTGACGGCCTCGGAGAAGGCGTACGAGAAGTCGAAGGCGTCCGGCACACCGGGCTTCGCCGTCAGTGGCGTGCTGGTGCCCGACGAGGTCCGCGGAGCGATGTTCGACCCGCAGTTCCTGCCGACGGCGCTCCAGTACACGGCACTGTCCCCGGCGGACCGCGCGAAGCTCACCTAA
- a CDS encoding TetR/AcrR family transcriptional regulator: MQQKPARVRIVDAAHELMRTAGLARTTTKEIAKAAGCSEAALYKYFPSKEDLFVTVLSERLPKLAPLLNTLVESPGGHSVEENLVTIARQAALFYAESFPIAASLYAEPRLKQRHDDAMRAIGAGPHMPIRRLDAYLRAEQQAGRLTPEADTYAAASLLLGACAQRAFAYEMSEGGVPPQPLDEFAAGIARTLLTGIA, encoded by the coding sequence ATGCAGCAGAAGCCGGCCCGCGTCCGCATCGTCGACGCCGCTCACGAACTCATGCGCACCGCCGGCCTCGCCCGCACCACCACCAAGGAGATCGCCAAGGCGGCGGGCTGCTCCGAGGCGGCGCTCTACAAGTACTTCCCGAGTAAGGAAGACCTCTTCGTCACGGTCCTCAGCGAACGCCTGCCCAAACTGGCCCCCCTCCTGAACACCCTGGTCGAGAGCCCCGGCGGGCACAGCGTCGAGGAGAACCTCGTCACCATCGCCCGCCAGGCGGCCCTCTTCTACGCGGAAAGCTTCCCGATCGCCGCCTCGCTCTACGCCGAACCCCGCCTCAAACAGCGCCACGACGACGCCATGCGCGCGATCGGCGCCGGCCCGCACATGCCCATCCGCCGCCTCGACGCCTACCTCCGCGCCGAACAGCAGGCAGGCCGCCTCACCCCCGAAGCCGACACCTACGCAGCCGCCTCCCTCCTCCTGGGAGCCTGCGCCCAGCGCGCCTTCGCCTACGAGATGTCCGAGGGCGGAGTCCCCCCGCAGCCCCTCGACGAGTTCGCGGCGGGAATTGCCCGCACCCTCCTCACAGGGATCGCATAG
- a CDS encoding NAD(P)-dependent oxidoreductase has product MKLTVFGATGGIGQEIVKQALAAGHQVTAVVRDPARLPVPLSEVQVVTSDLDDAEELRAAVAGRDAVLSGLGARKRSDAGVAARLTRPVLQAMEAEGTRRLLVVSAGPLGPAPQGQPLVDRAMLSVVNSALRPVYADLRAMEDALAQSATDWTSVRPPRLTNKPVSGVYRTVVGGNPSRGRTVARADVAHAMLAMIDDPATVKQGVGVAY; this is encoded by the coding sequence ATGAAGCTCACCGTTTTCGGAGCGACCGGCGGCATCGGCCAGGAGATCGTCAAGCAGGCGCTGGCGGCAGGTCACCAGGTCACGGCGGTGGTGAGGGATCCGGCCCGGCTCCCGGTCCCACTGTCGGAGGTGCAGGTCGTCACGTCCGACCTCGACGACGCCGAGGAGCTGCGGGCCGCCGTGGCCGGGCGCGATGCGGTGCTCTCGGGGCTGGGAGCGCGCAAGCGGTCGGACGCGGGGGTGGCGGCCCGGCTGACCCGGCCGGTGCTGCAGGCCATGGAGGCGGAGGGCACACGGCGGCTGCTCGTGGTGAGCGCGGGGCCGCTGGGTCCGGCCCCCCAGGGTCAGCCGCTCGTCGACCGCGCGATGCTGTCGGTGGTCAACTCGGCTCTGCGCCCGGTCTACGCCGACCTGCGCGCGATGGAGGACGCACTGGCCCAGTCGGCCACCGACTGGACGTCCGTACGGCCCCCGAGGCTCACGAACAAGCCGGTGAGCGGCGTCTACCGGACGGTGGTCGGCGGAAATCCGAGCCGTGGCAGGACCGTCGCGCGCGCCGATGTCGCGCACGCGATGCTGGCGATGATCGACGACCCGGCGACCGTGAAGCAGGGCGTGGGCGTCGCGTACTAG
- a CDS encoding SigE family RNA polymerase sigma factor — protein sequence METGPPARDADFTEFTASAYPSLLRTARLLTGDRHTAEDLVQAALVRVYLHWGRSAAWESPQAYARKVVVNLYATWRRRSWHREVPHALQGERPDGADDATGGTDTRIELRRALTSLPRAQRAVLVLRFYEDLSVEQTAELLGCSPGTVKSRTNRALERLRATGALTGYAGRGAR from the coding sequence GTGGAGACAGGCCCGCCCGCGCGCGATGCCGATTTCACGGAGTTCACCGCGTCCGCGTACCCCTCGCTGCTGCGCACGGCCCGCCTGCTGACGGGGGACCGGCACACCGCCGAGGACCTGGTCCAGGCCGCTCTGGTCCGCGTCTATCTGCACTGGGGGCGCTCGGCGGCCTGGGAGTCCCCACAGGCGTACGCGCGCAAGGTGGTCGTCAATCTGTACGCCACCTGGCGCCGCCGCAGCTGGCACCGCGAGGTGCCGCACGCGCTCCAGGGGGAGCGGCCCGACGGAGCCGACGACGCGACGGGCGGCACGGACACCCGCATCGAGCTCCGGCGCGCCCTCACCTCCCTGCCCCGCGCCCAACGGGCGGTGCTGGTGCTCCGCTTCTACGAGGACCTGTCGGTGGAACAGACGGCCGAGCTGCTCGGCTGTTCGCCCGGGACGGTCAAGAGCCGTACCAACCGGGCCCTGGAACGACTGCGCGCCACAGGTGCGCTGACCGGCTACGCGGGAAGGGGCGCGCGGTGA
- a CDS encoding UDP-N-acetylmuramate dehydrogenase has translation MQELHEAPLAPLTTFRLGGPATRLITAETDAEVIEAVRAADAAGTPLLVIGGGSNLVIGDGGFSGTALRIATRGFELSGTKLELAAGEIWSDAVARTVEAGLAGIECLAGIPGSAGATPIQNVGAYGQEVSSTITEVVAYDREAAETVTVPAADCHFSYRHSRFKQDPDRYVVLRVRFELEDADGLSAPIKYPETARALGVEAGDRVPAAQARETVLKLRAGKGMVLDPEDHDTWSAGSFFTNPILTAQEYETFLTRAHARLGSDVVPPAYPAGEGLTKTSAAWLIDKAGFTKGYGTGPARISTKHTLALTNRGSATTEDLLALAREVVAGVQEAFGVTLVNEPVTVGVSL, from the coding sequence GTGCAGGAACTCCACGAAGCCCCCCTCGCCCCCCTGACCACCTTCCGCCTGGGCGGCCCCGCCACCCGGCTGATCACGGCGGAGACCGACGCCGAGGTGATCGAAGCGGTCCGCGCCGCCGACGCCGCAGGCACGCCCCTCCTCGTCATCGGCGGTGGCTCCAACCTGGTCATCGGCGACGGGGGGTTCAGTGGTACGGCGCTGCGCATCGCGACCCGGGGCTTCGAACTCTCCGGTACGAAGCTCGAGTTGGCGGCCGGCGAGATCTGGTCGGACGCCGTCGCCCGCACGGTCGAGGCAGGCCTGGCCGGTATCGAGTGCCTCGCCGGAATCCCCGGCTCCGCCGGAGCGACCCCGATCCAGAACGTCGGCGCGTACGGCCAGGAGGTCTCCTCCACGATCACCGAGGTCGTCGCGTACGACCGCGAGGCCGCCGAGACGGTCACCGTCCCCGCCGCCGACTGCCACTTCTCGTACCGCCACAGCCGCTTCAAGCAGGACCCGGACCGCTACGTCGTCCTGCGCGTCCGCTTCGAGCTGGAGGACGCGGACGGCCTCTCGGCGCCCATCAAGTACCCGGAAACCGCCCGCGCCCTCGGCGTCGAGGCCGGCGACCGCGTCCCGGCGGCACAGGCCCGCGAGACGGTGCTGAAGCTGCGCGCGGGCAAGGGCATGGTGCTGGACCCCGAGGACCACGACACCTGGTCCGCAGGCTCCTTCTTCACCAACCCGATCCTCACGGCGCAGGAGTACGAGACCTTCCTGACCAGGGCGCATGCGCGGCTCGGCTCCGATGTCGTCCCGCCCGCGTACCCGGCGGGGGAGGGCCTGACCAAGACATCGGCGGCCTGGCTGATCGACAAGGCGGGCTTCACCAAGGGGTACGGGACGGGCCCGGCCCGGATCTCCACCAAGCACACCCTCGCCCTCACCAACCGGGGGAGTGCCACGACCGAAGACCTCCTCGCGCTCGCCCGCGAGGTCGTCGCGGGCGTCCAGGAGGCCTTCGGAGTCACTCTCGTCAACGAACCGGTGACGGTCGGCGTCAGCCTCTGA
- a CDS encoding MFS transporter produces MNEQAAGGRGGATWALIITSVAGFMAALDNLVVTTALPSIREDLGGKLSDLQWTVNAYTLTFAVLLMFGAALGDRFGRRKLFITGLTVFTLASAAAAMAPGINSLVAARAVQGVGAAIMMPLTLTLLTAAVPAAKRGAALGIFSAVTGLAVASGPLIGGSLTEHFSWEWIFWLNVPVGLALLPLARLRLAESFAPNARLDIPGTLLVSGGLFGIVYGLVNGQTDGWTSPTILISLFAGAALLAGFVHHGFTHKNPMLPMRLFRNRAFFGINIAAMLMFLGMFGSIFLLSQFFQGVSGYSPTEAGLRMLPWTGMPLIVAPFAGILSDRIGGRPVVVAGLALQAIGLGLFAAVLSPDVSYAAQLPALILSGIGMALYFAPAASVVMSSVRPAEQGIASGANNALREVGGSLGVAILGAVFASQGGYGPPQLFTDGTVPALWIGAATVALAALVALMIPRRTKSVTEETPVQERELATV; encoded by the coding sequence ATGAACGAGCAAGCAGCAGGAGGGCGCGGGGGCGCCACCTGGGCCCTGATCATCACCAGCGTCGCAGGCTTCATGGCGGCACTCGACAACCTCGTCGTCACGACCGCCCTGCCCTCCATCCGCGAGGACCTGGGCGGCAAACTCTCCGACCTGCAGTGGACGGTGAACGCGTACACGCTCACCTTCGCGGTCCTGCTGATGTTCGGCGCGGCCCTCGGCGACCGGTTCGGCCGCCGCAAGCTCTTCATCACCGGTCTCACGGTCTTCACCCTCGCCTCCGCCGCGGCGGCCATGGCCCCCGGCATCAACTCCCTGGTCGCCGCCCGCGCCGTCCAGGGCGTAGGCGCCGCGATCATGATGCCGCTGACTCTCACCCTGCTCACCGCAGCCGTCCCGGCCGCCAAGCGGGGCGCCGCGCTCGGCATCTTCTCCGCCGTCACCGGCCTCGCGGTCGCCAGCGGCCCGCTGATCGGCGGCAGCCTCACCGAGCACTTCTCCTGGGAGTGGATCTTCTGGCTGAACGTCCCGGTCGGCCTGGCTCTGCTGCCCCTCGCCCGCCTCCGCCTCGCGGAGTCGTTCGCACCCAACGCCCGCCTCGACATCCCCGGCACGCTCCTCGTCAGCGGCGGTCTCTTCGGCATCGTCTACGGACTGGTCAACGGCCAGACCGACGGCTGGACTTCACCCACCATCCTCATCAGCCTCTTCGCGGGTGCCGCACTCCTGGCCGGCTTCGTCCACCACGGCTTCACCCACAAGAACCCCATGCTCCCCATGCGGCTCTTCCGTAACCGCGCCTTCTTCGGGATCAACATCGCCGCCATGCTGATGTTCCTGGGGATGTTCGGCTCGATCTTCCTGCTCAGCCAGTTCTTCCAGGGCGTCTCCGGCTACTCGCCCACCGAGGCCGGTCTGCGGATGCTCCCCTGGACCGGAATGCCGCTGATCGTCGCGCCGTTCGCCGGGATCCTCTCGGACCGCATCGGCGGCCGCCCGGTCGTCGTCGCCGGTCTCGCCCTCCAGGCGATCGGCCTCGGCCTCTTCGCGGCGGTCCTGAGCCCCGACGTCTCGTACGCCGCCCAGCTCCCGGCCCTGATCCTCAGCGGCATCGGCATGGCGCTCTACTTCGCCCCCGCGGCCAGCGTGGTCATGTCCAGCGTCCGCCCCGCCGAGCAGGGCATCGCCTCCGGCGCCAACAACGCCCTGCGCGAGGTCGGCGGATCGCTCGGAGTCGCCATCCTGGGCGCGGTCTTCGCCTCCCAGGGCGGCTACGGGCCCCCGCAGCTGTTCACCGACGGCACCGTCCCCGCCCTGTGGATCGGCGCCGCAACGGTCGCCCTCGCGGCCCTCGTCGCCCTGATGATCCCGCGCCGCACGAAGTCCGTGACCGAGGAGACGCCTGTCCAGGAGCGCGAGCTCGCCACGGTCTGA
- a CDS encoding TetR/AcrR family transcriptional regulator, with the protein MVRMSADERRESVIRAAVTEFARGGYHGTSTEAIAKRVGVSQPYLFRLFPNKQAIFLAASVRCCQEIAELFSKAAEGVEVEDARHVMGEAYETLIAKDPDKLLMQMQMYVAVASAEVAGDHEFGESIRAAWSELYDTVHLALGADPAETTQFFGGGMLINTLVSLGFGPGHRTWICFHESVRLGRE; encoded by the coding sequence ATGGTCAGGATGAGCGCAGACGAGAGGCGCGAGAGCGTCATCCGCGCGGCGGTGACGGAATTCGCCCGCGGCGGCTACCACGGCACCTCCACGGAGGCGATCGCCAAGCGGGTCGGTGTCTCGCAGCCGTATCTCTTCCGGCTCTTCCCGAACAAGCAGGCCATCTTCCTTGCCGCGTCGGTCCGTTGCTGTCAGGAGATCGCCGAGCTGTTCAGCAAGGCGGCCGAGGGGGTCGAGGTCGAGGACGCCAGGCACGTCATGGGCGAGGCGTACGAAACCCTCATCGCCAAGGACCCGGACAAGCTGCTCATGCAGATGCAGATGTACGTCGCCGTGGCCTCGGCCGAGGTCGCCGGCGACCACGAGTTCGGTGAGTCGATCAGGGCGGCCTGGTCGGAGCTGTACGACACGGTCCATCTCGCGCTCGGCGCCGATCCCGCCGAGACCACGCAGTTCTTCGGGGGCGGCATGCTCATCAACACCCTGGTGTCCTTGGGCTTCGGGCCCGGACACCGCACCTGGATCTGCTTCCACGAGTCGGTGCGGCTCGGCCGCGAATGA